A window of Candidatus Gorgyraea atricola contains these coding sequences:
- a CDS encoding UDP-N-acetylmuramoyl-L-alanyl-D-glutamate--2,6-diaminopimelate ligase yields MRLKKIIDSLSDVKKIEGKVSLEVKGIACNSKEVREGYIFIAFQGARFKGTDFIDEAIDRGACAVILEKGNTSIFRRGCTFIYTGNARHSLSEAAKAFYGDISSKMRLIGITGTNGKTTVTYLVESLFNAISQKTGVIGTINYRFGDRLIPAFNTTPGVLSLYSLLAEMRKDKVRNCILEVSSHSLDQGRVDTLNFDIAVFTNLTSEHMDYHKRMKNYLASKTKLFTKIKTGGHAIINMDDPHADKFIEVVKKEGKARIITYGIENPADVRPGDIDIKSPLIGRHNVYNILASASCGIAMGMSREKIAQAIESIRSLPGRLEKIDCGQDFSVFVDYAHTENGIENALKALKELRPDRLITVFGCGGDRDRSKRSEIGRVSSELSDKIFITSDNPRSEEPLEIIKDIIKGVPARKKNYIIEKDRARAIELALKDAKSKDIVLVAGKGHETYQIFKDITIPFDDREVVKRILSDKNPKSKYYQIPNKSKIPNPKTCLGF; encoded by the coding sequence ATGAGACTTAAGAAGATCATAGACAGTCTGAGTGATGTTAAAAAAATCGAGGGCAAGGTCTCTCTGGAAGTGAAGGGCATTGCTTGTAATTCAAAAGAAGTAAGAGAGGGTTATATCTTTATAGCCTTTCAAGGCGCGCGTTTTAAAGGCACAGACTTTATAGATGAGGCCATAGATAGAGGCGCCTGCGCAGTGATACTGGAAAAGGGCAATACCTCTATATTTAGAAGGGGATGTACCTTTATATATACAGGAAATGCAAGGCATAGCCTGTCTGAGGCTGCCAAAGCCTTTTATGGAGACATCTCCAGCAAGATGCGGCTTATTGGCATTACTGGCACAAATGGCAAGACCACAGTCACATATTTAGTAGAAAGTCTATTCAATGCAATATCTCAAAAGACAGGCGTGATCGGTACAATAAACTACAGGTTTGGAGATCGCCTTATACCAGCATTCAATACAACCCCTGGCGTCTTAAGCCTTTATTCTCTTTTAGCTGAGATGCGTAAGGATAAAGTAAGAAATTGCATACTCGAGGTCTCTTCGCATTCTCTGGACCAGGGCCGCGTGGACACATTGAATTTTGACATAGCAGTATTTACGAATCTGACTTCCGAGCACATGGATTATCATAAAAGAATGAAGAACTATCTTGCCTCAAAGACGAAGCTATTTACAAAGATAAAAACAGGAGGCCATGCGATCATAAATATGGACGATCCGCATGCAGATAAATTTATAGAGGTGGTTAAAAAAGAAGGCAAGGCCAGAATAATAACATACGGTATTGAAAATCCAGCAGATGTACGGCCAGGTGACATAGATATAAAATCTCCTCTTATTGGCCGGCACAATGTATATAATATCCTGGCCAGCGCATCGTGTGGTATTGCCATGGGTATGAGTCGCGAGAAAATCGCGCAGGCAATAGAAAGCATCAGGTCTTTACCTGGCAGGCTCGAGAAAATCGATTGCGGCCAGGATTTTTCAGTGTTTGTGGATTACGCGCATACAGAAAATGGCATTGAGAATGCGTTAAAGGCCCTAAAGGAATTAAGGCCAGATAGACTCATTACTGTGTTTGGCTGTGGCGGTGACAGGGACCGGTCTAAAAGGTCTGAGATAGGCAGGGTATCTTCTGAGCTTTCTGACAAGATATTTATTACAAGCGATAATCCAAGAAGCGAGGAGCCCCTGGAGATCATAAAGGATATAATCAAGGGTGTTCCTGCCCGGAAAAAAAATTACATCATTGAAAAAGATAGGGCCAGGGCGATTGAGCTGGCTTTGAAAGATGCAAAGAGCAAGGACATTGTACTTGTGGCAGGCAAAGGTCACGAGACATATCAGATATTTAAGGACATTACCATTCCCTTTGATGACAGGGAAGTGGTGAAGAGGATATTAAGCGATAAAAATCCAAAATCCAAATACTACCAAATCCCAAATAAATCCAAAATCCCAAATCCCAAAACATGTTTGGGATTTTGA
- the murF gene encoding UDP-N-acetylmuramoyl-tripeptide--D-alanyl-D-alanine ligase, whose product MFTVKDALMSTKGRLLSGNQSDILMGISTDTRRIKGGELFLAIKGQRFDGHNFLLDAVSRGAGGVLVQDGCIVNAKFKLPETSFISVPDSIKALGDIAHFHRSRFKIPVIGITGSNGKTTTKEMTAAILNKKLNVLKNFGTENNHIGVPLTLMRLKPEHKIAVLEMGTNHLGEVKRLSEIARPSVALITNIGPSHLEYLKDMDTVLKAKIEILESLDKDAKVIVNADDESLKKIKIKQKLVKFGLDKKADFVADKVNVEPDGISFRLNGKWKIEMSVAGRHSVYNALAAIAASWDFGLSIEEIIEALREFRGPSMRMEVKRFGDIKIINDSYNSNPLSMRPAIEALKDMTTKGRKILVTGDMLELGNLSGRFHHLVGRQAAESGIDLIVAVGKLAEHVARGAQEAGMSQKKIKMFNLTKDARETMTNLVKKGDVVLIKGSRAMKMEEIVQGLETLFLTGQRANG is encoded by the coding sequence ATGTTTACAGTCAAAGATGCCTTGATGTCTACAAAGGGAAGACTCCTCTCAGGAAACCAGAGCGATATACTCATGGGTATATCCACAGACACCCGCCGCATAAAAGGCGGAGAGCTCTTCCTGGCTATTAAAGGCCAGAGGTTTGACGGGCATAATTTTCTATTGGACGCGGTCTCAAGGGGCGCGGGCGGCGTGCTTGTGCAGGATGGCTGTATTGTGAATGCCAAATTTAAATTGCCTGAGACCTCGTTTATCTCAGTACCTGATAGCATAAAGGCGCTTGGCGACATAGCGCATTTCCACAGGTCGAGATTCAAGATACCTGTTATAGGCATTACTGGCTCTAATGGAAAGACCACCACAAAGGAAATGACAGCCGCCATACTCAATAAAAAACTCAACGTGCTTAAAAATTTCGGGACAGAGAATAATCATATCGGGGTGCCTCTTACGCTTATGCGACTTAAACCCGAGCACAAAATAGCTGTCCTGGAGATGGGGACGAACCATCTTGGCGAAGTAAAGCGACTTTCAGAGATAGCCAGGCCCAGCGTAGCGCTCATTACCAATATAGGCCCATCGCATCTTGAGTATCTGAAGGATATGGATACAGTCTTGAAGGCCAAGATAGAGATATTGGAATCTTTAGATAAAGATGCAAAGGTCATCGTAAATGCCGACGACGAATCCTTGAAAAAGATAAAGATAAAACAGAAACTCGTAAAGTTCGGTCTTGATAAAAAGGCGGATTTTGTCGCAGATAAGGTAAATGTCGAGCCCGACGGTATTAGTTTTAGGCTGAACGGAAAATGGAAGATAGAGATGAGCGTGGCGGGCCGTCACAGTGTTTACAATGCCCTTGCAGCAATAGCAGCCAGTTGGGATTTTGGCCTTTCGATCGAGGAGATCATAGAGGCATTGCGAGAGTTCAGGGGGCCGAGTATGAGGATGGAGGTCAAGAGGTTTGGCGACATAAAGATAATAAACGATTCCTATAATTCCAACCCCCTTTCAATGAGGCCGGCAATAGAGGCATTAAAGGATATGACCACCAAGGGCAGAAAGATACTTGTGACAGGAGACATGCTTGAATTAGGGAATCTGTCTGGCAGGTTTCATCATCTGGTTGGCAGGCAGGCTGCTGAGTCAGGCATTGATCTGATAGTCGCTGTAGGTAAGCTCGCTGAGCATGTGGCCAGGGGCGCTCAGGAGGCAGGGATGAGCCAGAAAAAGATAAAGATGTTTAATCTCACTAAAGACGCGCGCGAGACCATGACGAATTTAGTTAAAAAAGGTGATGTAGTTTTGATCAAGGGTTCACGCGCAATGAAGATGGAGGAGATAGTGCAGGGTTTGGAGACTTTATTTTTAACGGGCCAACGGGCCAACGGGTAA
- the mraY gene encoding phospho-N-acetylmuramoyl-pentapeptide-transferase — translation MLYYLLYSLKEHFSVFNVFRYITFRAALASVTAFLITIIFAPPIIRKLQALKIGEIVRKKECPDLYNLHKDKQGTPTMGGILILLGIGLSTILWADVKNSFVLLALMVTGWLGGIGFLDDYKKLKPSSRPGLNLAYRGSVPIKRGLTKRTKLFAQILAGFIVGLFLYVNPKTTTMLEMPFFKALTIDLGIFYIPFVILVITSASNAVNLTDGLDGLAIGCIALTAVAYAGMSYVTGHIDFANYLGIYYLPEAGELTVFCAAILGAGLGFLWYNSHPASIFMGDTGALALGGAIGTVAVFVKKEMLLLLVGGIFVIEALSVLLQIISFRSTGKRIFKIAPLHHHFEMCGWAESKVTVRFWIIAIILVLLSFATLKLR, via the coding sequence ATGTTATATTATTTATTATATTCCTTAAAAGAGCATTTTTCCGTTTTCAATGTCTTCAGGTACATCACATTCAGGGCTGCGCTTGCCAGTGTCACCGCGTTTTTAATTACGATTATATTCGCGCCGCCTATCATCAGGAAATTACAGGCCCTTAAGATCGGGGAGATAGTAAGAAAAAAGGAATGCCCGGATCTTTACAACCTGCACAAGGATAAACAGGGCACTCCTACCATGGGCGGGATTTTGATTTTACTGGGAATAGGGCTATCCACGATTTTATGGGCTGATGTTAAAAATAGTTTTGTGCTTTTGGCCCTTATGGTGACTGGCTGGCTGGGCGGCATAGGATTTTTAGATGATTATAAGAAACTCAAGCCTTCTAGTAGGCCAGGTTTAAACCTGGCCTACAGAGGCTCCGTCCCCATTAAGAGAGGCCTGACTAAAAGGACAAAGCTTTTTGCCCAGATCCTGGCAGGATTTATTGTAGGGCTTTTTCTATATGTGAATCCAAAGACTACTACCATGCTTGAGATGCCATTTTTCAAGGCATTGACAATAGACCTGGGGATTTTTTATATACCGTTTGTGATATTAGTTATTACTTCTGCTTCGAACGCAGTAAATCTTACTGATGGACTGGACGGACTGGCAATAGGGTGCATTGCCTTGACTGCAGTGGCGTACGCTGGTATGAGTTACGTGACAGGCCACATTGATTTTGCAAATTACCTGGGAATTTACTATCTTCCAGAGGCAGGCGAGCTTACTGTGTTTTGCGCTGCTATATTAGGGGCGGGCCTGGGATTCTTGTGGTACAATTCTCACCCAGCGTCGATATTCATGGGCGATACAGGCGCGCTTGCGCTTGGCGGCGCCATTGGGACAGTCGCTGTTTTTGTAAAGAAAGAGATGCTCCTGCTTTTGGTGGGAGGCATATTTGTCATAGAGGCGCTTTCAGTGCTACTGCAGATAATCTCGTTCAGGTCTACTGGCAAGAGGATATTTAAGATAGCGCCCTTACATCATCATTTTGAGATGTGTGGCTGGGCTGAGTCAAAGGTAACCGTGAGGT
- a CDS encoding penicillin-binding transpeptidase domain-containing protein, with translation MGARLFCVQLGAAKPLSKIASSQYKTFSCILPKRGIIYDRNLKELAGSINLNSIFIDPLMVEDKGSAAADLAEALDIDADKLLNKLNNQKRFVWAARKVSPDEEMAVRRLSIKGVGFVKEPQRVYPNASLASHIIGFVGVDDDGLEGIELKFDKFLKGTVGWRYSIRDAKKREVPGYEYREIPPADGNDVVLTIDSIVQAFAERELDNAFKERNAQGAMIVVMDPYTGDILALANRPTYDPNKIQEYPVEARRNRAICDFFEPGSSFKIVTASAVLAEGVVKPEDEFFCENGEFKWSRHIYHDHKPHGWLAFKDVIKYSSNIGTMKSAIKLEDKRLYRYIKRFGFGKKTGIDLPGEVEGIIRHPRQWSKLSLCSISMGQELTVSALQLACAISTLANGGYYVKPRIVSRVQDKAGGAIEKFEPKKMHRVISEKTASELREILRGVVEDGTGRRAEVDGYFPAGKTGTAQKIEPDGTYSHRKFTASFIGFLPFDKPRFALVVIMDEPRPAYYGGTVCAPVFQKVAGELMRYYKIKPLLPSS, from the coding sequence TTGGGCGCCAGACTCTTCTGCGTCCAGCTTGGCGCTGCAAAACCATTATCAAAAATAGCCTCGAGTCAATATAAGACCTTTTCCTGTATCCTTCCCAAGCGCGGCATAATCTATGACCGCAATCTAAAAGAACTGGCCGGTTCCATTAATCTCAATTCTATATTTATAGATCCGCTCATGGTAGAAGATAAAGGATCTGCAGCCGCGGATCTTGCCGAGGCCCTGGATATTGATGCGGATAAATTACTCAATAAACTCAATAACCAGAAACGCTTCGTATGGGCGGCCCGCAAGGTTTCTCCAGATGAAGAGATGGCTGTGAGGCGGCTATCTATTAAAGGAGTGGGTTTTGTAAAAGAACCCCAGAGGGTTTATCCCAATGCTAGTCTTGCTAGCCACATAATAGGATTTGTCGGAGTGGATGACGATGGCCTTGAGGGTATTGAGTTAAAATTCGATAAATTTCTCAAAGGCACAGTGGGATGGAGATATAGCATAAGGGACGCGAAGAAACGCGAGGTGCCGGGCTATGAATATAGAGAGATCCCGCCTGCTGATGGAAATGATGTAGTGTTGACCATCGACAGCATAGTGCAGGCATTTGCAGAAAGAGAACTGGACAATGCCTTTAAGGAGCGCAATGCGCAGGGCGCTATGATCGTAGTGATGGACCCTTATACAGGTGATATATTGGCGCTTGCCAACAGACCCACCTATGACCCGAATAAGATCCAGGAATATCCTGTTGAGGCAAGGAGGAATCGCGCGATATGTGATTTTTTTGAGCCAGGTTCAAGTTTTAAAATAGTGACTGCGAGCGCTGTGCTGGCAGAAGGCGTAGTCAAACCAGAGGATGAGTTTTTTTGCGAGAACGGAGAGTTCAAATGGTCCAGGCATATCTATCATGACCACAAACCGCATGGCTGGCTCGCCTTTAAGGATGTGATTAAATATTCTTCAAATATAGGCACCATGAAATCAGCGATCAAGCTAGAAGATAAGAGATTATACAGGTATATCAAGCGTTTTGGTTTTGGAAAAAAAACAGGCATAGACCTCCCGGGCGAAGTGGAGGGGATAATAAGACATCCCAGGCAGTGGTCAAAGCTTTCGCTCTGCAGTATCTCTATGGGCCAGGAATTAACAGTAAGTGCGCTTCAGCTTGCGTGCGCGATATCCACTCTGGCAAATGGCGGCTATTATGTGAAACCAAGGATTGTCAGTAGAGTGCAGGATAAGGCTGGAGGCGCGATTGAGAAGTTCGAACCAAAAAAGATGCACAGGGTTATTTCTGAAAAGACCGCGTCTGAGCTAAGAGAGATATTAAGAGGCGTTGTAGAGGATGGCACAGGCAGGCGCGCCGAGGTGGATGGATATTTTCCCGCGGGCAAGACAGGAACCGCGCAAAAGATAGAGCCAGACGGCACTTATTCACACAGAAAATTCACGGCATCATTCATAGGTTTTTTGCCTTTTGATAAACCCCGCTTTGCCCTGGTGGTTATAATGGACGAGCCCAGGCCAGCTTACTACGGCGGCACTGTGTGCGCCCCTGTGTTTCAAAAAGTAGCAGGCGAGTTGATGCGCTACTATAAGATCAAACCCCTTCTCCCGTCTTCGTAG